CCCAGTGCGAGCTGCTGGTGACGTACGGGTTCGCGGCGATCTCCGTACTGTGTACGACGGTCCGACCGGAGGTCAACACCCCGTGCTCAGGCCGCCGCGATCCGCCGCCCGAGCGCCCGCAGCGGCGGGCCGGGGTCGGCGAGGCAGCGGGCGAGGTCGGGCTCCACGTCGCCGAGGACGTGCACCGGCCCCAGCCCGGCGGCGGCCGCCCGGCCCGGCGTGATCGCAGACCGGCCGCAGACCACGGCCACCGCCACCCCGGCCGACCGGGCGGCCGCCGCGACGCCGACCGGGGCCTTGCCGCGCAGGGTCTGCTCGTCCAGCGCCCCCTCCCCGGTGATCACCAGCTCCGCCCCGGTGAGCTGCTCGCGGAACCCGACGAGGTCGAGCACGACGTCGATCCCGGGGCGGGGCCGCGCCCCGAGCACGGCGAGCGCGGCGAACCCGACCCCCCCGGCGGCCCCGGCCCCCGGGGCGGCGGCGTCCGCCCCGAGGAGCGCCGCCCACCGGGCCAGCGCCGCCTCCAGCACCGCGACCGCACCCGCGTCGGCCCCCTTCTGCGGGCCGTACACCGCGGCCGCACCGGTCGGGCCGAGCAGGGGGTTGTCGACGTCGCTCGCGAGCACGAACCGGGTCGCGGCGAGCCGGCGGTCCAGCCCGGACAGGTCGACGCGGTGCAGGTGGGCCAGCGCCGCGCCGCCGTCGGGCAGCGCGGCGCCGTCGGCGTCGAGCAGCCGGGCACCGAGTGCGGACAGCATCCCCGCGCCGCCGTCCGTGCAGGCGCTCCCGCCGACGCCGAGCACCACGGTCGTGGCCCCGGCGTCGAGCGCCGCGGCCACCAGCTCCCCCGTGCCGCGGCTGGTGGCCCGCAGCGGCGCGGGCCCGTCGGTCAGGTGCGCGAGACCGGACGCGGCGGCCAGCTCCACGACCGCCGTGCCGTGCCGGATCGCGACGCCGGTGCGCACGGGGGCGCCGGTCGGCCCGGACACCGTGGCCGGGACCGGCCGGAAGCCCGCGGCGACGGCGGCGTCCAGCGTGCCCTCCCCGCCGTCGGCCACCGGGAGCTCGACGGCGTGCCGGCCCGCGTCCCGGACGCCTGCCGCCAGGTGACGGGCCGCCTCGGCGGCGGTCGCGGAGCCCTTGAACTTGTCCGGGGCGACGAGGATGTGCCCCATCAGCGCAGCGGGATCGTCGCGGTCGGCGCGTCCTCGGCGGTGCTCGCCAGGTCCTCGAACTCGGTCACGGCGTCGATCTCGGTGCCCATCGCGATGTTCGTGACCCGCTCCAGCACGACCTCGACGACGACCGGAACGCGGTGGGTCGCCATCAGCTCGCGGGCCCGGGCGAACGCGGCCGCCAGGTCGCGGGGGTCGGTGACCCGGATCGCCTTGCAGCCCAGCCCCTCAGCGACCTTCACGTGGTCGACGCCGTACTTCCCCAGCTCCGGGGAGTTGACGTTGTCGAAGCCGAGCTGCACGCAGTAGTCCATCGCGAACCCGCGCTGGGCCTGCCGGATCAGCCCGAGGTAGGAGTTGTTCACGACGACGTGCAGGTAGGGCAGGTTGAACTGGGCCCCGACGGCCAGCTCCTCGATCATGAACTGGAAGTCGTAGTCGCCCGACAGGGCCACGACCGGCGCGTCCGGGTCGGCGACGGCGACCCCCAGCGCCGCGGGGGCCGTCCAGCCCAGCGGCCCCGCCTGCCCGCAGTTGATCCAGTGCCGCGGCCGGTAGACGTGCAGGAACTGGGCGCCGGCGATCTGGGAGAGCCCGATCGTCGACACGTAGCGGGTCTCCGGCCCGAACGCGCGGTTCATCTCCTCGTAGACGCGCTGCGGCTTGACCGGGATGTCGTCGAAGTGGGTGCGGCGCTGCATCGCGCCCTTGCGCCCGGCGCACTCGCGCACCCAGGCGTCGCGCGGCGGGAGGGCGCGGTCGCGGGCCGCGGCGAGCATCTGCCGCAGGAACGCGCCCGCGTCGGAGACCACGCCGTAGTCGGGCGCGAACACGCGCCCGATCTGGGTGGGC
This sequence is a window from Pseudonocardia petroleophila. Protein-coding genes within it:
- a CDS encoding glycerate kinase, whose translation is MGHILVAPDKFKGSATAAEAARHLAAGVRDAGRHAVELPVADGGEGTLDAAVAAGFRPVPATVSGPTGAPVRTGVAIRHGTAVVELAAASGLAHLTDGPAPLRATSRGTGELVAAALDAGATTVVLGVGGSACTDGGAGMLSALGARLLDADGAALPDGGAALAHLHRVDLSGLDRRLAATRFVLASDVDNPLLGPTGAAAVYGPQKGADAGAVAVLEAALARWAALLGADAAAPGAGAAGGVGFAALAVLGARPRPGIDVVLDLVGFREQLTGAELVITGEGALDEQTLRGKAPVGVAAAARSAGVAVAVVCGRSAITPGRAAAAGLGPVHVLGDVEPDLARCLADPGPPLRALGRRIAAA